GCGGTGCACGAAACGGGCCGGGAGGGAGTTGACCCCGATTGCGAGACTCACTACGTTCGTCTCGCGTGGTTCAACTCCTTCCTGCCGGTTCACTCGACGGTTCGCTCCGCTCACCGTCTCGTTGCACGGGCCGGGAGGGAGTTGAACCCCCGACCGTCTGGTCACTTCCGCACCCGCCCGTTCGACCGGGCGACCACGTTAAAAGCCAGACGCTCTGCCTGACTGAGCTACCGGCCCTCACCGAGTCGTATCCGACGCTACGGTATAAACGTTTTCAGCTACCGCCGTCCGCTGAAAGCTCCAGAAACTCGTCCAGCGCCTCCGCCACCAGCCCGTCCGGGTCGCGGTTCTCGACCGACGCCCGGCGCCGGAGTTCGATGTACTGATCCGGCGGCAGGATCACGCCCATGCGACCGAAGGTGAGGTCGCGGTCCGAGAGAGCGTCCTCGACGGACGCGCCGTTGCCCACCTCGCTGGCGAGGCGGCGAATCTCGCGGACGGTGAGGTCGTGTTCGAGCGTCGCCCACGCCAGCGCGTAGCGGTCGTCGCCCGAGACGCGCGCGAGGTGTTTGGCGGCGGTGGGGGCGATGGTGCCGCGGGCGACGTGCCGGCGGATCGCCTGCGGCAGGTCGTGGACCCGCGCCCACTTGCGAATGAAGGCGACCGACACGTCGCCGCCGGCACGCTCCGCGGCCGCCTTGTAGGAGCCGACGCCCCGCACCAGTGCCGCACACGCTGCCGCCCCCCGGAGCATGTAGACGTGGTCCTCCGAGCCGACGGTGTTCTCCGCGAACGAACGCACCGTGTCGGCGGCGAGCTGGACGCTCTCGGGGTCGTCGGGGTCGAAGCCGACGGCGTCGGTCGCCCGCTCGCCCGTCACCGCGGGGTCGGCGCGGACGACGGGCTGGCCGACCGGCGACTCGCGGTCGGCTGGGCGCTCCGGTGCGTCCGGGTCGTCGCTCATCGCCCCATCGTTGGTGCAGGGGATTCAAAAGCTACCGGTGGGCGTGTACGGTTCCCACCGAACTGGTCGTCCCGCCGGCGGTCCGTCGTCCGTCTCGGTCACTTCCGGCCGACGGACACGGTGATCCGCTCGCCGACGGCGAAGTCGTGGCCCGGGCAGACGAGCTTCGCGCCGAAGGCGGCGTCGCGGGCGATAAAGAGCGACACCCCCCTGATCGGTTCCCCGTTCGCCGAAAGCGTCACGTCGTCCCACGTCACGTCGCGCCCGTCGGCGGCGCCGACGCGTGCCCCCACGAGCGAGACGGGACCGTCGGCGCCCGGCAGGACGCCGCCGCCGTCGTAGTGGGGACAGCCGCCGTCGAGGACGACCCCCGGACCGGCGGCCAGCCCCGCCCACGTCCCCGGGTCCGGATGCTTCGGTTCGTCGAGGACGACGGACGTCTCGCCGACGTCGCGGACGACGCCCGTTCCGTCCCAGCCGAGGGGGTGTACGTCCACGTCCACCTCGACGGGGAGCGATCCCGCGGCGCGATAGGGGTTCGCGTCCGGGTCGCGGAAGCCGAGGTGGACGTGGTTGTCGACCCACTGGCCGAAGAAGCCGGAGCGAACCATCTCGCCGAGCGAGTCGCCGACTGCGACCCGATCACCGGGCGACACCGCGGGGTCGACGTGGAGGACGCGGGCGACGTACGCGCCGGTGTCGATCAGGATCAGGTGATCTTCGGTGACGGCGTACGGTCGGTCGGGAACCCGAACCGTCTGGGTGTCGACTACCTCGCCCGCGACGGGCGAGCGCCCGCGGTCGTCCTCGGGATACAGGTCGATGGCACAGCCGTGGTCGTGGGCGGCGTACGGCGAGTTGTAGAGCGAAAAGCGCCGGTAGTTCGCGAGCGTCGACGCCGGAACCGTGACCATAGCGGGGGTTGGGGCGGGGCGGCTTATACGCTCGCCTATCCGACGAGGCCGTCCGGAGTCGCGCCGAACGCCCGGCCCGAGAGTTCGTCGGGGTCGAGGCGGTAGAAGGCGAACTGCACGTCGCCGTCGGGGCTGACGTTCACGTTCGGAATCGTCGCGTTCCCGGCGAGCGCCGCCGCGGCCCGGTCGTCGGCCGGGTCGGAGACTGGCTCGACCGGACCACGGGCGACGACGCTACGCGCGGGGTCGACGGTGTAGGCGGTGAACGTCGCCACGTCGGTCGTCGAGAGATACGAGAGTTTGTTGCTGTCGTCGCCGTAGCCGAACTGGAAGTAGAGCGTCCCGTCGTCGTAGCCGAACGACTCGGGGATGGCGTACGTCTC
This window of the Haloplanus rubicundus genome carries:
- a CDS encoding DUF7119 family protein → MSDDPDAPERPADRESPVGQPVVRADPAVTGERATDAVGFDPDDPESVQLAADTVRSFAENTVGSEDHVYMLRGAAACAALVRGVGSYKAAAERAGGDVSVAFIRKWARVHDLPQAIRRHVARGTIAPTAAKHLARVSGDDRYALAWATLEHDLTVREIRRLASEVGNGASVEDALSDRDLTFGRMGVILPPDQYIELRRRASVENRDPDGLVAEALDEFLELSADGGS
- a CDS encoding pyridoxamine 5'-phosphate oxidase family protein, with product MTAHDMRRDEIDAFLRDIGTGVLSLTDGAETYAIPESFGYDDGTLYFQFGYGDDSNKLSYLSTTDVATFTAYTVDPARSVVARGPVEPVSDPADDRAAAALAGNATIPNVNVSPDGDVQFAFYRLDPDELSGRAFGATPDGLVG